The sequence below is a genomic window from Actinomycetota bacterium.
GTTGTCGCTGCCCCTCCGACGACCAGGCCGAGAAGAAACCCTCCCCAGGAGAAGAACTGCATAACGACCCCGCGGCGATAGCCGCCCATCAGCGCAAGGCCGGAGGCCCCGATGATGAGCAAGTCGACCCAGTTCAAGCGTCTACTCGGATGCGGCCGGCTCCGGGCGGCCCGGCTGCAACTCGGGGTAGTGCGAGCGCTTCGGCACCATCACCTTGCGGCGGAAATACAGCACTTCCACGCCGTCTTGGTTGTACCCGCGGGTCTCGACAGAGACGATTCCGCGATCCGGTTTCGACCCCGATTCCTTCTTGTCCAGCACCGTGGTCTGCGCGTAGAGAGTGTCGCCGTGAAAGACCGGAGCAGTGTGTTTGAGCGATTCGACTTCGAGGTTGGCTATGGCGCGTCCGGAGACGTCCGGGACGCTCATCCCGAGCGCAAGCGAGTAGACGAGGTTGCCGACGACCACGTTCTTCTTGAAGTGCGTCTGCGTCTCGGCGTAATGGACGTTGGTGTGCAGCGGGTGGTGGTTCATCGTGATCATGCAGAACAGATGGTCGTCGTACTCGGTGATGGTCTTTCCCGGCCAATGCTTGTAGACGTCGCCGATCTCGAATTCCTCAAAGAACCGGCCGAACTCGCGCGCCTCGCCCATCTGGTGATCCTCCCGTTGCAGCTCGAACTCGATGAAGCGTACAACCCCTGCGCGAACCCGGCCCGCTCGGACGCGCTAGATCTTGTACTTCTGCAGCAGGCTCTTGGCGATTACGATCTTTTGGATCTCGCTGGTCCCCTCGCCGATCACGAAGAACGGCGCGTCGCGATACAGGCGCTCGACCGTGTACTCCTTGGAGTACCCGTAACCGCCGTGGACCCGCAACGCTTCCATCGCGACCTCGACGCACATCTCCGACGCGAACAACTTCGCCATTCCCGCCTCGAGGTCGGCGCGCTTGCCTTCATCCTTGATCGCGGCCGCTTGCAGCATCAACAAGCGCGCGGCTTCAATCTTGGTCGCCATCTCGGAGAGCTTGAACTGGATGGCCTGGTGCTGGGCGATCGGCTTGCCGAAAGCCTCGCGCTCCTGGGCGTACTTGATCGACTCCTCGAAGGCCCGCTGCGCAACCCCGAGCGCGCGCGCCGCAACGTTGACGCGACCGACCTCGATCGCCGCCATGTTCTGGATGAACCCCTGGCCCTCTTCGCCACCGAGCAAGTTCGCCGCGGGCACGCGGCAGTCGTCAAACGCGAGTTCGGTCGTCTCGACGCCCTTGTAGCCGAGTTTCTCAATGTTCTTGCCGACGATCACACCGCCGGAGCGCTCCGCACCCGGCTCCTTCTCCACGATGAACAGCGACATCCCCTTAAAGGGCGGGTCGGTGATGGCGGTCTTGACCAGCGTGATGCAGATGCCCGCGCGCAGGCCGTTGGTCGCCCACATCTTCTGGCCGTTGATCACGTAATCGTCGCCGTCACGCACGGCGCGCGTGCGAATCGCCTGGACGTCCGAGCCCGCGTGCGGCTCACTCATCAGCAGCGCCGCGCGCGGGTTCCCCGTCGCCATCGGGGGGAGGAACCGCTGCTTCTGGTCCGCGGTGCCAAAGGTCTTGATCAGCCATGTGGCCATCGAGTGCGTGTTCAGCACGCCCGAGAGGCTCATCCACCCGCGCGCGAGTTCGACGACGGTAAGCGCGTAGGTCGTGAGCGGCATGCCAAGGCCGCCGTACTCCTCGGGCGTCATCATCCCGAAAAGGCCCATCTCTTTCATCTGCTCGACGATCCGGTCCGGGAACTCGTCCCGATGCTCCATCTCGTCCGCGACCGGGATCACCTCGCGCTCGACGAACTCGCGCACGGTGTCCAAGATCATCTTCTGGTCTTCGGTCAACTCGAAGAGAGACATAGGACTCCCCTTACCCGACGTTCAGGAAGTCGTCGACGCCCTTTGCACGAGTCATCCCGGCCGCCTCGCCGCGCGCGGCGACTTGCTCGGCCATCTTGCGGCTCGCCTCGTCGATCATCTCCTTGCCGAACATGACCGCGCCCTTGCGCTCGACTTCGGTGGCGTGCTTGTAGTGCTCCAGGATCGCCTCAGCCTTGTCGTACTCATCCTGCGTCGGCGTGAAGACTTCGTTCAGGATCGCGACTTGGTCGGGGTGCAGCGCCCACTTGCCGTCGTAACCGAGCGCGCGCGCGCGCATCGCGGCCTCGCGGAATCCGTCGAGGTCGCGGATGAGCAGGTACGGCCCGTCGATCGACTGCAGGTTGTTCGCCCGCGCCGCGACGTTGATGTGGGTGAGCACGTAGTGCCAGTGGTCGAGGTTGCCGTACCCGGGAATCGGGGCGCCGGCGGTGACGGTGGGAAGACCGAGCGACGCGCTCATGTCGGCCGGACCAAGGATCAGGTCCTCCATGCGGTCGGACGCGGCGGCGATCGCCTGGATGTTCTGAAGGCCGATGGCGGTCTCGATCTGAACTTCGAGCCCGAGGCGCTTGTTCAGCCCGACGGTGTCCTCGATCATCCGCAACAGGTTGGCGACGAACACGACATCGGACGGGTACTCGACCTTGGGGATCATCAATCCGTCGATCAGGTGGCCGGCTTCTTCGACGAGGGTAATGACATCGCGGTAGCACCACTTGGTGTAGACACCGTTGATCCGCACGATCTTGGTCGGCGCGACGAACTCATTGTTCTTCAGTGCTTCGATGATGTTTCCGCGCGCGGCTTCCTTTTCAAGCGGCGCGACGGAGTCCTCAAGGTCGAAGAAGACCTCATCTGCGGGAAGTCCGGCCGCCTTGGCCAGGAACTTCGGGCTGGAGCCGGGGACGGACAAACAAGAACGTCGTGCTCTCACGGGGTCTCCTCCTGGATCGCTTGAGTCGGAGAAGTATTGCCCGGCTCGGAGAGCCCCGCAACCGGCTCGCTAAGTCACGGGGCTGCCGGCGGCCTTCGGGCGCTGGCCCCACACCTCTCGCAGCTCCCCGATGAGCCCGTCGGCGTTCAACGACCGTGAGAGCGCGCTGCCGCCCGCGATGCGTGAGCCGTCCAGACGCCAGTTCCCCTCGAAGTGAGCCGCGAGGCTCCAGACCTCCCGCAATCCGTCTTCCCATCCGTACTCCAACCTGCCGAGCAAGACGATGTGCGTGTCGCCCTCGTTGAAACCCCCCGACAGGTTCTCACTAGGAGGTATCCCAGGCTCCTCGTCGTAACGCTTTGACGCCGGTCCGAAGACGGTGATCGTCAGAGGTCCCTTCGGCAGGTCCCCCAGGTACGTGTGGAGGATCGTCAAGCGCACATCGGTGAACTGCCGGGAGGTCACGTCGTCCGAGCCGTCCCAGTAATCGCCGT
It includes:
- a CDS encoding MaoC family dehydratase: MGEAREFGRFFEEFEIGDVYKHWPGKTITEYDDHLFCMITMNHHPLHTNVHYAETQTHFKKNVVVGNLVYSLALGMSVPDVSGRAIANLEVESLKHTAPVFHGDTLYAQTTVLDKKESGSKPDRGIVSVETRGYNQDGVEVLYFRRKVMVPKRSHYPELQPGRPEPAASE
- a CDS encoding acyl-CoA dehydrogenase family protein, whose product is MSLFELTEDQKMILDTVREFVEREVIPVADEMEHRDEFPDRIVEQMKEMGLFGMMTPEEYGGLGMPLTTYALTVVELARGWMSLSGVLNTHSMATWLIKTFGTADQKQRFLPPMATGNPRAALLMSEPHAGSDVQAIRTRAVRDGDDYVINGQKMWATNGLRAGICITLVKTAITDPPFKGMSLFIVEKEPGAERSGGVIVGKNIEKLGYKGVETTELAFDDCRVPAANLLGGEEGQGFIQNMAAIEVGRVNVAARALGVAQRAFEESIKYAQEREAFGKPIAQHQAIQFKLSEMATKIEAARLLMLQAAAIKDEGKRADLEAGMAKLFASEMCVEVAMEALRVHGGYGYSKEYTVERLYRDAPFFVIGEGTSEIQKIVIAKSLLQKYKI
- a CDS encoding CoA ester lyase gives rise to the protein MRARRSCLSVPGSSPKFLAKAAGLPADEVFFDLEDSVAPLEKEAARGNIIEALKNNEFVAPTKIVRINGVYTKWCYRDVITLVEEAGHLIDGLMIPKVEYPSDVVFVANLLRMIEDTVGLNKRLGLEVQIETAIGLQNIQAIAAASDRMEDLILGPADMSASLGLPTVTAGAPIPGYGNLDHWHYVLTHINVAARANNLQSIDGPYLLIRDLDGFREAAMRARALGYDGKWALHPDQVAILNEVFTPTQDEYDKAEAILEHYKHATEVERKGAVMFGKEMIDEASRKMAEQVAARGEAAGMTRAKGVDDFLNVG